A stretch of DNA from Brevibacterium sp. CBA3109:
ACACCACAACCACCACACCCTCAAAAGAGTGCGCATCGTTGTGGGGCCTGTGATTCCAGGACCCAATAACGTACTTGTTCTAGCCCACCACACAACCCCCGCGAACACGGAACATACCGTGACCACGCAGGTCGGATGAGCGAAAATAGCAATGTTCCACCCTTGAGCTGCCCAACCAGACACACAATCGGTGTCTGTTGTCGGGGTTCTTATGTGTGCTCCTTAGAAAGGAGGTGATCCAGCCGCACCTTCCGGTACGGCTACCTTGTTACGACTTAGTCCCAATTGCCAGTCCCACCTTAGACGGCCCCCTCCACAAGGGTTGGGCCACCGGCTTCGGGTGTTACCGACTTTCGTGACTTGACGGGCGGTGTGTACAAGGCCCGGGAACGTATTCACCGCAGCGTTGCTGATCTGCGATTACTAGCGACTCCGACTTCACGTAGTCGAATTGCAGACTACGATCCGAACTGAGACTGGCTTTAAGGGATTCGCTAAAACCTCGCGGTCTCGCATCTCTCTGTACCAGCCATTGTAGCATGCGTGAAGCCCAAGACATAAAGGGCATGATGATTTGACGTCATCCCCACCTTCCTCCGAGTTGACCCCGGCAGTCTCCTATGAGTTCCCACCATTACGTGCTGGCAACATAGAACGAGGGTTGCGCTCGTTGCGGGACTTAACCCAACATCTCACGACACGAGCTGACGACAACCATGCACCACCTGTACACCAACCTCAAAGAGGAAAACCTGTTTCCAGGCCGGTCTGGTGTATGTCAAGCCTTGGTAAGGTTCTTCGCGTTGCATCGAATTAATCCGCATGCTCCGCCGCTTGTGCGGGCCCCCGTCAATTCCTTTGAGTTTTAGCCTTGCGACCGTACTCCCCAGGCGGGGCACTTAATGCGTTAGCTACGGCGCGGAGAACGTGGAATGTCCCCCACACCTAGTGCCCAACGTTTACGGCATGGACTACCAGGGTATCTAATCCTGTTCGCTCCCCATGCTTTCGCTCCTCAGTGTCAGTTACAGCCCAGAGTCCCGCCTTCGCCACCGGTGTTCCTCCTGATATCTGCGCATTTCACCGCTACACCAGGAATTCCAGACTCCCCTACTGCACTCTAGTCAGCCCGTACCCACTGCACGCGCAACGTTAAGCGTTGCGTTTCCACAGCAGACGTGACCAACCACCTACGAGCTCTTTACGCCCAATAATTCCGGACAACGCTTGTACCCTACGTATTACCGCGGCTGCTGGCACGTAGTTAGCCGGTACTTCTTCTGCAGGTACCGTCACCACCCGAAGGTGGCTTCTTCCCTGCTGAAAGCGGTTTACAACCCGAAGGCCGTCATCCCGCACGCTGCGTCGCTGCATCAGGGTTTCCCCCATTGTGCAATATTCCCCACTGCTGCCTCCCGTAGGAGTCTGGGCCGTGTCTCAGTCCCAGTGTGGCCGGTCGCCCTCTCAGGCCGGCTACCCGTCGTCGTCTTGGTGAGCCATTACCTCACCAACAAACTGATAGGCCGCGAGCCCATCCCCAACCGAAAAAACTTTCCACTCCAACTCATGCGAGTCGGAGTCATATTCGGTATTAGACCCAGTTTCCCGGGCTTATCCCGAAGTCGGGGGCAGGTTACTCACGTGTTACTCACCCGTTCGCCACTCATCCACCCCAGCAAGCTGGGGCTTCAGCGTTCGACTTGCATGTGTTAAGCACGCAGCCAGCGTTCGTCCTGAGCCAGGATCAAACTCTCCATAAAAAAATTATGTTGCGTTTATAACCCCGGCAAGACAGTCAAGCAACGATCACGGGGTGATCGCAGTTGACCTAAAAATTTCATACCCACACACAACAAAGTGCCCATTCCCGGCGAGGGGAACGAACACTGGTGTCTGGACATGTGATTGTCTTACCAGAAAAAATGTTTCTGGCATCACTATCTGTTCAAACAAATACGCTATTGGATTCTCAAACCACACACACTCACCCGTCACCACAAACCATAAATGGCCGTGTTCACCAGGGGTGTCAGTTTCAATTATGTTGCTGCTACCCGCTTCCTCGTGTGACCCAACCAAACTGTGTTTGTGCTGGTCACACCCGGTGAAAACTGTTCGAGAAGAACTCGTTTTCTGCGGGGCAACGAGATACAACTCTAGACCAGGCCAGGACTGCCACGCAACTCGAAATCGGAAAACCGGGCGTGACGCCCATCACCAGGGGTTATGTGGCCGTCTTGTTGCCCGGATTGGCGGGGTTCGTCGACTGTACGTGCCCCGCCGGATGGTCCACAGACGATCAGGCTCCGCGATATCCGGGCATCAGGGAGTCGCTGTCGACGATCTCCTTGCCCAGTGGCATGAGGGAGACGGGGATGAGCTTGATGTTGGCCCATCCCAGGGGGATTCCAATGATCGAGGCGAACAGCGGAATCGATGTCACCACGTGTCCGATAGCCAGCCAGACTCCTGCGACCACAAGCCAGATGATGTTGCCCAGAGTCGCTGCGACACCGGTTGGTTTCGTTTCGATGACTTCGCGGCCGAAGGGCCAGAGGGCGTAGTTGCCGATCCGAAATGCTGCGATCCCCCACGGGATGGTGACGATGAGGAGGCAGCAGATGATGCCGGCGAGATAGTAGCCAAGTGCCAGCCACAGCCCGCTGAAGATGAACCAGATGATGTTGAGCAGTGTTCTCATTGTGATGGCCTCGTTTCGACGTGGTGACTTGCGTGGATACGACAACACCGTGCCCTCGAACTGCTCAAGGACACGGTGTCGGTGGAATGCATGATGCTCAGCTGACGATGTCAACGGCTCCCAGGGTCTTCTTGCCCCGACGCAGGAGGATGACTCCTGCGCCTTCGGTGGGAAGCACCTCGGCGGGGGTCAGGGTCTGGTCCTGCTCGGTGACCTTGACGTTGTTGACGTAGGCACCGCCGTCCTTGATGGCACGACGAGCCTCGCCCTTGGATTTCACGATGCCCGCTGCCACGAAGGCATCGGCGACCGGCAGCCCCTCTGCCAGTTCGGTGGTGCTGACGTCGCCGCGTGGCAGTTCGGCCGTCGCCGCTTTCAGTGTGCCGGCGTCGAGGCTGGCCAGCTCTCCCCCGCCGAAGAGCGCTGCGGCTGCTGCGATCGCCTGCTCGTAGTGCTCCTTGCCGTGAACCAGCGTCGTCACATCCTCGGCCAGCACCTTCTGCGCCAGGCGGGTATGTGGTGCCGCGGTGAACTCGGCCTCGATCGCTTCGATCTCCTCCAGTGGCCTGAATGAGAACACCTTGAGGTACTTCACGACGTCGCGATCATCGGCGTTGAGCCAGAACTGGCTGAACGCGTACGGGCTGGTCAGGCTCGGGTCCAACCACACTGTGCCCGATTCGGTCTTGCCGAATTTGGTTCCGTCTGCCTTGGTGATCAGCGGTGTCGCCAAGGCGTGGACACTATGCGATTCGACGCGGCGGATGAGATCGACGCCGGAGGTCAGGTTGCCCCACTGATCGGATCCACCGGTCTGCAGGGAGCAGCCGTACCGACGGTGGAGCTCGAGGTAGTCGTTGCCCTGCAGCACCTGGTAGGAGAATTCCGTGAACGAGATCCCGGCCTCGCTGTTGAGCCTGGCAGACACGGATTCCTTGGCCAGCATCCGGTTGATCGGGAAGTGCTTGCCGACGTCGCGAAGGAAGTCGATCGCCGACATCTCGGATGTCCACTCATAGTTGTTGACGATCTGCGCGGCATGCCGGCCGGAGAAGTCGAGGAACTTCTCGACCTGTGCCCGGATCTTCTCCACCCACTCTTCGACGACTTCCTGCGGGTTGAGCGTCCGCTCCCCCGACATCCGGGGATCGCCGATGAGGCCGGTCGCGCCGCCGACCAGGGCCAGTGGATTGTGCCCGGCCTTCTGCAGTCGAGCGGCTGTGATGAGCTGGACCAGGTTGCCCATGTGCAGGCTCGGGGCGGTGGGATCGAAACCAACATAATAGGTCAGCGAATCCTCGTTCAGAGCCTTCTGCAGGGCAGCCTCGTCGGTCGAAACCGCCACGAGGCCACGGGCCTTGAGTTCACTGAAGATGTCGGTCACTTCGGTCCTTTCGAATCTGTGTGGTGCGTCGGTGCGGCACCGACGGGGTCAATTCTACGGGGTCGCCGATCATGGTCACGGACCTGCCTGCTCAGCGGTCGGCTCAGGAGGCCGGACATGGCAGCGGCGGGGGCGACCCCCATGGCGGAGGGGCACGCCCCGCCGGTGCCTGCCACGCTCAAGCACTGGGTTGCCACGCTCACGCACTAGGCGACGTCAGCTCTCGACTATCTGTGTCACCGGCACAGTGAGTTCGCTCTCCGATGCCTCGTGCGGTTCATCGAACTGCAGAACCAGGTCGCTGTTGTCGAGCATCGGTTCCGCGGAGGTCTCATCGAAAGGGCGTCCCCCGGCCACTGCCACGATTCCGCCGGGGGCCACCAGCGACCAGACTCCGCCGATGAGGTCAGGGCCGGTGCCGGGGATCGTGATGAGCGCCGAGGCGATCATCGGCGAGAGTCCTGCACCGCGGGCGGCCGCGATCGGCCCGAAGCACATTCCCTGGACGATACCGTTGCCGAGGAGGATCGCGAGTGCGTAGTGGTTGATGTCACCGCTGACGATGGGCAGCACCAATGGCAGCGCAAGAACTGCGGCGATGGAATGAGCACTGATGAGCGTGCGCTTGCGTCCGAACCTGTCACTGAGGCGGGCAACGACGAATGTGACGATCAGCGGCGTCAACGCTGCGACGGCTTTCCAATTGAGGCAATCGGATTCGTCCTCTCCGGCCGCCACTGCAATTGAAACGCCCCAAACCGTCGTCAGACTCTGGGGGCCCTAGATCGTCATCGTGGCGAAGAGTGCGCCGAAACCCTGACGCTCGTATCGCTTGAACACCGTCAGCAGCGGAACCTTCCTCTCCTCGTTCTCGTCTTCGAGGGGTTGGAACGCAGGTGTCTCGCTGACTTTGAGACGGAGGACGAGGCCGACGACGCTGGGGGGAGCACGACTGTCGAAGAAGCTGACGGCCGCGTTGGAGAGCCTGTGCACGACTGCCGCCACGACCGATCCTCGCCGGTGGAACAGACACGGCGGCACAGAGCAGCCGCCGCAGAATTGCGGATTACCGCAATCCTCGTCCGGGATGACGTGCCCCGATGACTGCGAGGAATAGACTTCCAATCAAGGCACTGCAGTCCGCGCGGTGCCGCTGTTCAACGATCGTAAGATGCTCGCTGGCCTCGTTGCCCTGCCGTCACCGTGCGTCCGTCGGCACGATCACTGGGCGACACGTCGAAGCGTCGTTCACATGAGAGGCAGTGCGCATGAGCATCATCGGAGTCCGCCGGGAGGGTCTTCGGCGAACCGTGTTCGTCCTCGTGCCTCTGCGCGTCTTCGCCCTCTGCTGCCTGGCGCTGCTAGGCGCATCCGGGTATTTCGTCATATCGGCACGGTACGACTATGCGGCGCATTTCGTCGCCGGTGCCGGCGGCGGGCTGATCCTCCTTGCTGTGTTCACTTCTGCAGCTGCGGTGCTCCGCGTCCGGCGTTCCCTCGAACCGAAGACTGCCGATCTGCCTGTCGTTCTCGCCACGCTCACAGCCATCGGCGCAGGCATCGGCGTCGAGTATCTCTTGTTCGGCGATCCGAGCGCGGATCTGCTCGATATCGTCCATCAGTCGCTGGGAGCGGCGTTCGTCGGTCTGATCTGGACCCTCGCTCCCGCTGTACCCGGCAGTGTAGGCCGAGTCCTGGCCAGGGCATCGGGTCTCGTTGTCCTGGGGCTGGTCATGATCGCGATGGGGGCGAAGTTTGTCAGCCTCTTCTGATCACACTGGGGCAGCCGGCAGACGGCCGAGCGCTGCGCTGCTCATCCACCTCCTGCTCTGTGTGCTCTTCATCGTTCTCGGCATCGTCGTGGCCTGGCAGCGCAGCCTGATCCCGTTCGAACTGCACGGTAAGATCACCCAGTTCGTGGCGGTCGAAGTCGAACAGCCTGGTGTCGACGATTTTGTCGAATTCCACATCGGCGCTGACCGGTACCCGACCATCAACTCCTCTCTGAGGTGCATCGTCGACGGCGCCGAAGTGAACAAGCCAGCATGGACCCGCGATCTCATCGTCGATGGACGACCGTGCACGCTGCCCGTCCCGCGTCAAGCCCTCGCCGATACGGTCATCCCGGCCGGGCTGCTCGTGCTGACAGTTCTCATCGTCCCCGCCGTCTCCAGACGCGCACGCTCGATCGTCGACCCACCCGATCGGGATGAGACCGTGAATTTGGACAATAAGACCCAGCAGTCGTAGCTGCTGGTCTCACACGCTGCGAGCAGACCCCGCGAACTCACGCAGGCGAACGACCTCGGCCTTCGCGTTGGCGATCTGCGCCTCGACGGCCGACCGGGCCGTCCCACCCTTGGCGTTGCGGGAATCGATCGAGCCCAGAGTCGTGAGCACCTCACGCACGGCTGGGGTGAGATGTTCCGAGATCCCCGCGAAGTCCTCATCGGAGAGGTCCCACAATTCGACGTCGCGCGATTCGGCCAGCTGCACGCATTCTCCGGAGAGTTCGTGCGCCACCCGGAATGGCACACCGTTGCGGACCAGCCATTCGGCGATGTCCGTGGCCAGGGCGAAACCGCGCGGGGCCAGGTAGGCCATACGTTCGGTGTCGAATTTCAGGGTCGCGACCATGCCGGTGAAGGCCGGGAGCAGGAGTTCGAGGGTGTCGGTGGCGTCGAAGACCGGTTCCTTGTCCTCCTGCAGGTCACGGTTGTAGGCCAGTGGCAGGGCCTTGAGGGTCGAGAGCAGTCCGGTGAGGTCACCGATGAGGCGGCCGGACTTGCCGCGGGCCAGTTCGGCGACGTCGGGGTTCTTCTTCTGCGGCATGATCGAGGACCCGGTCGAGTACGCATCGTGGAGGGTGACGAAGGAGAATTCCTTGGTCGCCCAGGCGATGACCTCTTCGGACAGGCGTGAGAGGTTGATGCCGATCATGGTGGTGATGAACAGGTATTCGGCGAAGACGTCGCGGCCTGCGGTGCCGTCGATCGAGTTCTCTGCCGAGTCGTTGAAGCCAAGATCGGCGGCCACTGCCTGTGGGTCGAGGCCCAGCGAGGATCCGGCCAGGGCACCGGAACCGTAGGCGGAGATGCCGGCACGCTCATCGAAGTCAACGAACCTTCCGACATCACGCAGCAGCGGCCAGGCATGGGCCAGCAGGTGGTGGGCCAGGAGCACGGGCTGAGCGTGCTGGAGGTGGGTGCGGCCGGGCATCGGTGCCTCGGGGTGGGCCTCGGCCTGGGCGATGAGAACCTCGACGGCATCGAGGACCAGGCTGGCGATGTCGCGAGCATGATCGCGCAGGTACATGCGTCCCAGGGTCGCGATCTGGTCATTGCGGGACCGGCCGGCACGCAGTTTTCCGCCCAGGTCGACTCCGGCGATCTCGATGAGTCCGCGTTCGAGTGAGGAGTGGACGTCCTCGTCGGATTCGGCGGCGACGTATTCGCCGGTTTCGACGCGGCGGCCAAGCTCGTCGAGTGCCTCGGTCATGCCCTGAAGTTCATCATCGTTCAGCAGACCGGACCTGTGCAGCACCTTCGCGTGGGCCTTCGAACCGGCGATGTCATAGTGGGCCAGGCGCCAGTCGAAGTCCGTCGACTTGCTCAGCGCGGCCAGGGCATCGGCCGGGCCGTCCGAGAATCGTCCGCCCCATAGGCTCAGTCGTTCGCTCACAAAAGGTCCTTCCCCACCGTCGGCGCTCTCACACTGACGGTTTGAATCCATCGGTTCGGTGCTCCAGTTCCCGGTCGGCCGGGTCTGGGTTGATCAGGTTTGGGTGTATCAGTTCTCAGGTGTATCAGGTCTCGACGGCGTTTCCAGCCGCATATTCCAGGAATGTCTCGGCCAGCGCCTGTCCCCCGACGGAGGACATGGCGATGACCAGAACAGTGTCGTCTCCTGCGATTGTGCCAAAGATTCCGGTCATCGAGGAGCGGTCGATCGCCGAGGCCAGGTATTGGGCCGCCCCGGGTGGGGTGCGCAGGACGACGGTGTTGTCCTGCGCTGCCGCCGATACCAGGAGTTCTTCGAGCAGCCGGGGCAGTTTCGCGTCGAGGCTGTCGCCCGTGGACTGCTGCAGGCTGCGGTCGCCTCCCTCACCGGGGACGGCGTAGACGGATCCGGAGGTAGATCGGATTTTCACGGCCCCCACCTCGGCGAGGTCGCGGGACAGCGTTGCCTGGGTGACGGTGATGCCCATCGTGGCGAGGTTCTCGGCCAGGTCGATCTGGGAATGCACGGATGTGCGGGTGATGAGATCGATGATCTTCTGCTGCCGCGCGGTCTTCGTCAGGGGGGCAGAGTTCGCCGGTGACGTGGTCTTCTCGGTCATCATCGCTCCAGGAGGAATGCCAGCAGTGCCTTCTGCGCGTGCAGACGATTCTCTGCTTCGTCGAAGACCACCGAGGCGGGGCCGTCGATGACCTCGGCCGTGACCTCTTTGCCCCGGTATGCGGGCAGGCAGTGGAGGAAGATCGGGTCATTGCCCAAGTCCATGAGTTCCTGCGTGACCTGGAACTTCACGAACGGTGACGACTCGTCGTCGCGGCCGTCCGCGTCCTGGCCCATGGACACCCAGGTGTCCGTGACGAGGACATCGGCGCCCTGGGCGGCGGCGACCGGGTCGTCAGTGACCGTGACGGATCCGCCGGTGACACCGGCGAGTTCGTTCGCCTCGTCGATGATCTCCGCGGCCGGCTGGTAGTCGGCCGGTGCTGCGATGCGCACATGCATGCCGGCGTTGACCCCGCCGAGCACGTACGAGTTCGCCATGTTGTTCGCGCCGTCGCCGTAGTAGGTCATGGTCTGACCGGCCACGTCGCCGCGGTGTTCGCGGATCGTGAGCAGGTCGGCCAGGATCTGGCAGGGGTGGAAGTCGTCGGAGAGCGAATTGACGACCGGGACGCTGGAGTACTCGGCCATCTCGTCGAGACCGGACTGCGCGTAGGTGCGCCAGACGATGGCCGAGACCATGCGTGACATCACCTGGGCGGTGTCGGCGATCGACTCCTTGTGTCCGAGCTGCGACTCACCGGGGTTGATGATGAGCGGCTGGCCGCCGAGTGCTGCGATGCCCGCAGCGAAGGAGACCCTGGTGCGGGTCGAGGTCTTGTCGAAGATCACGGCCGCGGTCTGGGGTCCGGCCAGCGGGGTGCGCGAGTACGGTGCCGCCTTGAGTTCGATGGCGAGGTCGAGGACCTCGGCCTGCTCGGCCGGGGTGAGGTCCGTGTCCTTGAGGAAATGCCGTGTCATGGTTCGTCCTTGAGATCGGTATGGCGAGCGCCGATGACGCTCAATGCTGTTCGGGATGTGGGCGGGGTGGCGTCTTCAGCCGGCGATGAGTGCGGGCAGGGCCGCGATGAAGGGCTTCAGATCCTCTTCCGTGATGATGAGGGGAGGTGCAAGGCGCAGTCGGCCAGGGGCGACCGGGTTGATGATGAACCCTGCTTCGAGTGCGCGTGCTGCCACGGCCTTCGAATCCGGAACCTCACCCGATGCACCGGCGGTGAGCTCGATTCCCAGCAGCAGGCCCTTGCCCG
This window harbors:
- the tyrS gene encoding tyrosine--tRNA ligase, which produces MTDIFSELKARGLVAVSTDEAALQKALNEDSLTYYVGFDPTAPSLHMGNLVQLITAARLQKAGHNPLALVGGATGLIGDPRMSGERTLNPQEVVEEWVEKIRAQVEKFLDFSGRHAAQIVNNYEWTSEMSAIDFLRDVGKHFPINRMLAKESVSARLNSEAGISFTEFSYQVLQGNDYLELHRRYGCSLQTGGSDQWGNLTSGVDLIRRVESHSVHALATPLITKADGTKFGKTESGTVWLDPSLTSPYAFSQFWLNADDRDVVKYLKVFSFRPLEEIEAIEAEFTAAPHTRLAQKVLAEDVTTLVHGKEHYEQAIAAAAALFGGGELASLDAGTLKAATAELPRGDVSTTELAEGLPVADAFVAAGIVKSKGEARRAIKDGGAYVNNVKVTEQDQTLTPAEVLPTEGAGVILLRRGKKTLGAVDIVS
- the argF gene encoding ornithine carbamoyltransferase, with product MTRHFLKDTDLTPAEQAEVLDLAIELKAAPYSRTPLAGPQTAAVIFDKTSTRTRVSFAAGIAALGGQPLIINPGESQLGHKESIADTAQVMSRMVSAIVWRTYAQSGLDEMAEYSSVPVVNSLSDDFHPCQILADLLTIREHRGDVAGQTMTYYGDGANNMANSYVLGGVNAGMHVRIAAPADYQPAAEIIDEANELAGVTGGSVTVTDDPVAAAQGADVLVTDTWVSMGQDADGRDDESSPFVKFQVTQELMDLGNDPIFLHCLPAYRGKEVTAEVIDGPASVVFDEAENRLHAQKALLAFLLER
- the argH gene encoding argininosuccinate lyase; its protein translation is MSERLSLWGGRFSDGPADALAALSKSTDFDWRLAHYDIAGSKAHAKVLHRSGLLNDDELQGMTEALDELGRRVETGEYVAAESDEDVHSSLERGLIEIAGVDLGGKLRAGRSRNDQIATLGRMYLRDHARDIASLVLDAVEVLIAQAEAHPEAPMPGRTHLQHAQPVLLAHHLLAHAWPLLRDVGRFVDFDERAGISAYGSGALAGSSLGLDPQAVAADLGFNDSAENSIDGTAGRDVFAEYLFITTMIGINLSRLSEEVIAWATKEFSFVTLHDAYSTGSSIMPQKKNPDVAELARGKSGRLIGDLTGLLSTLKALPLAYNRDLQEDKEPVFDATDTLELLLPAFTGMVATLKFDTERMAYLAPRGFALATDIAEWLVRNGVPFRVAHELSGECVQLAESRDVELWDLSDEDFAGISEHLTPAVREVLTTLGSIDSRNAKGGTARSAVEAQIANAKAEVVRLREFAGSARSV
- a CDS encoding YccF domain-containing protein, encoding MRTLLNIIWFIFSGLWLALGYYLAGIICCLLIVTIPWGIAAFRIGNYALWPFGREVIETKPTGVAATLGNIIWLVVAGVWLAIGHVVTSIPLFASIIGIPLGWANIKLIPVSLMPLGKEIVDSDSLMPGYRGA
- a CDS encoding arginine repressor produces the protein MTEKTTSPANSAPLTKTARQQKIIDLITRTSVHSQIDLAENLATMGITVTQATLSRDLAEVGAVKIRSTSGSVYAVPGEGGDRSLQQSTGDSLDAKLPRLLEELLVSAAAQDNTVVLRTPPGAAQYLASAIDRSSMTGIFGTIAGDDTVLVIAMSSVGGQALAETFLEYAAGNAVET